The Bremerella cremea genomic sequence AAAAGAAGTCGCCATCTTGCATCGAAAGCCCTGTGTACGTGGCGTTGGTGATGTCCATTGATTTGGCGGACATATTACTGGGCAGATTGATATAACCGCTGCCAAAGCCAACCGCGTACGTTCCACCGGCGACCGAACCGCCAGCGCCGTCCGAGCCACCGCCAGCGAATGAAGCATATTGGTTGGAATACCCAGGCGTTGTTGAGTCGGCCACGTTCGACCAACTCCAACCACCCCAACTGTCGTAGTCCGAGTTGTACGTATTGCTAAATTCAACTCCTCCGGCCGCCCAAACCTGCGAATGCTCGGTGCCGCCATAAGATCCAGGCGCGCTGCCGAGATGGGTGTAGTTGTCACGTAAAGGGGCACCGGCGCTGGTATCCCCGTTATAGTAGCCACCGCTGTTGACCGGTAGCGATTCAAAATCGATGACCATTCCCGCCTGAGCGTGTTGGAATGAGAGAAGAGCCAGTAACAAAATTGCAACGATCCGCATAACTTACCTCAAAATAAGACGAAAACACGGACCATCGCTCGCTACCCGCCTCTGCTGATGAACAAAGAGCGTGGCCAGCAAACACCGTGGCCCGTTCCAAGTTGGAAGTCGAGTCCGCTAGAGACAGCGGCAAGCTGATTGTCGTGAATGCGGTTTCTCACACGGCCTAACAACAAACCGTTTCCCAGCTTGATCCAACCTACGGGCCAGACAACTGAGCTTAGAAACCAATACGACAACCAAACAAAGACGCCATGAACACCACGCGGAGAACAACGGCAACGATCGCCCCAATCCAAGAGGGCACTTCATCGTTTCATTCGAGGTAGGTCTTCTGACTCGCTGCCTTAACGTTTGCTCTCAGCCTTCTCATCCGTTAGCCCTGAAAACACTCAGGCGAACAATGGCTCATTCCCAAGAAAGGAGCAAAATTTGCGATTCAAGTAAAATCGCAGGCAGCACACAGCGGCCGGACCGTCCCGGAATTGTCTTATTTAAAGAAGACGCACCGGAGTTCCCTGTTCACTTTATTGACACAATCAACAAAGATCACCTCGAACACCTCCCAGCGTATCGCCAGCCGCCGACTTGTCAATCGGTGCGTAAGGAGGTCTGCAGAGCGAAGTGTGGCGATCAACGTTTTCTCGAACGTGCCTACTTCTTGCACGCCCCAGCAATCGCGCACGACACGCACGAGTCACCACACCCGCCAGCCTTTTCGTCGGTGCCACAGCCAGGACCGCAGCCGGTTTCCAGCAGATCGGAAAACTGACTGATCCCTGCTGCCGCGTTGTAGGTTTCGGCAAGGCGATCGGTCAGTTCGGTCACTTCTGGTGGAACTTCCCCCAAAAAATGGAAGTAGAGCGAACTGCCATCGAACAATTGTTCGACTTCGAGCAGCGGAATGTGAATGCCACGCTGAGCCAGTTCCTTTTCGCACGCGGC encodes the following:
- a CDS encoding DUF4465 domain-containing protein — translated: MRIVAILLLALLSFQHAQAGMVIDFESLPVNSGGYYNGDTSAGAPLRDNYTHLGSAPGSYGGTEHSQVWAAGGVEFSNTYNSDYDSWGGWSWSNVADSTTPGYSNQYASFAGGGSDGAGGSVAGGTYAVGFGSGYINLPSNMSAKSMDITNATYTGLSMQDGDFFSKKFGGDSGNDPDFLRVIFSGFDDLNGTGNLLGSLVVSLADFTFADNSQDFILSDWANIDLTSLGGARSISFSFESSDVGPYGVNTPLYFAIDNFTVEDFSVTPVPEPSMLVLLGSFAAATATLRGFRRKKLARTDEAV